A genomic window from Terriglobia bacterium includes:
- a CDS encoding energy transducer TonB, translating to MEQPLQPSDAEVQRPAAVPELNLLLPQDQFDLPLWQSLRRQIHDWRHPEKLPPLRLTSRPVPVREIWGDYNYKKRGILGSTCAHLVVIGGLIAVSIAGARVVQQAQQPTVSIVAPDISEYMPLSSKKNDTIGGGGGGGDRDKLPAPRGRLPRFAMEQFTPPAMVIRNDHPKLPMEPTVVVPPQVKIAQAAMPNFGDPKAPIGPPSNGTGSGGGIGSGSGGGVGSGEGPGVGPGRGGGIGGGVFRVGGGVSAPRALQTPDPEYSEEARKAKYQGTVVLWLIVDTNGRPQQLRVARSLGMGLDQKAMEAVRQWKFEPAMKDGRPVAVQINVEVNFRLY from the coding sequence ATGGAACAACCGTTACAACCATCGGATGCTGAAGTTCAGCGGCCTGCCGCTGTTCCTGAACTCAATCTACTGCTTCCCCAAGATCAATTTGACTTGCCGCTGTGGCAGTCGCTGCGGCGGCAAATCCACGACTGGCGTCATCCCGAGAAGCTGCCTCCCCTCCGCCTGACCTCCAGACCGGTCCCGGTGCGCGAAATCTGGGGCGATTACAATTACAAGAAGCGCGGCATTCTCGGTTCGACCTGCGCCCACCTGGTCGTGATCGGCGGCCTGATTGCTGTCTCCATCGCCGGCGCTAGGGTCGTCCAGCAGGCGCAGCAGCCCACCGTCTCCATCGTGGCGCCCGACATTTCCGAATACATGCCGCTCTCGTCCAAGAAGAACGACACCATCGGCGGCGGTGGCGGCGGCGGCGATCGCGATAAGCTTCCTGCCCCCAGGGGACGTCTGCCCAGGTTCGCCATGGAGCAGTTCACCCCCCCGGCGATGGTCATCCGCAACGACCATCCCAAGCTCCCCATGGAGCCCACGGTCGTGGTTCCGCCACAAGTGAAGATTGCGCAGGCGGCGATGCCCAACTTCGGCGATCCCAAGGCGCCGATTGGCCCGCCCTCTAACGGCACCGGCTCGGGTGGCGGCATCGGCTCAGGCTCCGGCGGTGGCGTTGGCTCGGGCGAAGGACCGGGCGTCGGTCCCGGTCGCGGCGGAGGCATTGGCGGCGGCGTCTTCCGGGTTGGCGGCGGCGTCTCCGCTCCCCGCGCCCTCCAGACTCCTGATCCCGAGTACTCCGAAGAGGCCCGCAAGGCCAAGTACCAGGGCACCGTGGTGCTGTGGCTGATCGTCGACACGAACGGTCGCCCACAACAGTTGAGGGTCGCCCGCTCCCTCGGCATGGGCCTGGACCAAAAGGCCATGGAGGCCGTGCGCCAGTGGAAGTTCGAGCCTGCGATGAAGGACGGCCGCCCCGTGGCGGTCCAGATCAACGTCGAAGTGAACTTCAGGCTTTACTAG